A genomic region of Paenibacillus sp. PL2-23 contains the following coding sequences:
- a CDS encoding glycoside hydrolase family 66 protein produces MKIHPTRAAAFFIGLLLVPALLGGCFGGGAGVDPRAAGDAGLIAYITTDKARYSPGEPVRYTLTMLDSAQGGDLVVRYRHLDETLEETTLAWDGSATLDWEWKPPAADFQGYMTEIYAKQGGVIVDHANIAVDVSSDWGRFPRYGYLADFMAMEASEQESIIERLNRYRINGIQFYDWQWKHHKPLKLDAGEPASQWPEIANRLVSYDTVKAYIDLAQGKNMKAMNYNLLFGAFDDAEQDGVKREWGLFKDPLLTNQDRHPLPDGWASDIMLVNPANAEWQSYLLAEEKEVFKHLPFDGWHVDQLGDRGVLYDANADKVNLPQTYESFLHAAKRELDVDYVMNAVAQFGQAHIAKAPVKFLYTEVWDGHPGYRSLKDIADQNYRYSQGRLNTVFAAYMNYDHASSSGEFNTPGVLLTDAVIFASGGSHLELGESMLAKEYFPNRNLRMTEELEATLVSYYDFLTAYQNLLRDGVTEKALDEAAGEGLELSEQPERGKVWMFAKEAQGRTVLHLINFTDATTLEWQDNKANQAEPAEIIEAKVTLKADSKVKRVWTASPDHYGGSALPLSFTQQDGRVTMTLPKLKYWGMLVLEY; encoded by the coding sequence TTGAAAATACATCCAACCCGGGCAGCAGCCTTCTTCATAGGCTTGCTGCTCGTTCCGGCGCTGCTGGGCGGCTGCTTCGGCGGCGGCGCGGGGGTTGATCCCCGCGCGGCGGGCGATGCCGGACTCATCGCGTATATCACAACCGACAAGGCGAGATACAGCCCCGGCGAGCCGGTCCGCTATACGCTGACCATGCTGGATTCTGCACAGGGCGGCGATCTGGTTGTGCGCTACAGGCATCTCGACGAGACGCTGGAGGAGACGACGCTGGCATGGGACGGCTCAGCCACGCTGGACTGGGAATGGAAGCCGCCAGCCGCGGACTTCCAGGGCTATATGACGGAAATTTACGCCAAGCAAGGGGGTGTGATTGTTGATCACGCCAACATTGCGGTGGACGTCTCCTCCGATTGGGGGAGGTTCCCGCGCTACGGCTATCTGGCCGACTTTATGGCGATGGAGGCTTCGGAGCAGGAGTCGATTATAGAGCGGTTGAACCGATACCGGATCAACGGCATCCAATTCTACGACTGGCAGTGGAAGCATCACAAGCCGCTTAAGCTGGATGCAGGGGAGCCGGCGTCGCAGTGGCCGGAGATCGCAAATCGGCTTGTCTCGTACGACACTGTGAAGGCGTACATTGATTTGGCCCAGGGCAAAAATATGAAGGCTATGAACTACAATCTGCTGTTCGGCGCTTTTGACGACGCGGAGCAGGATGGGGTGAAGCGGGAATGGGGGCTGTTCAAGGATCCGCTGCTGACGAATCAGGATCGGCACCCGCTGCCGGACGGCTGGGCAAGCGATATTATGCTCGTGAACCCCGCGAATGCCGAGTGGCAGAGCTATCTGCTTGCGGAGGAGAAGGAGGTGTTCAAGCATCTGCCCTTCGACGGCTGGCATGTCGATCAGCTTGGCGACCGGGGCGTGCTGTATGATGCGAACGCCGATAAGGTCAATCTGCCGCAAACGTATGAATCATTCCTCCACGCGGCGAAGAGGGAGCTTGACGTCGATTACGTGATGAACGCGGTGGCTCAGTTCGGCCAGGCGCACATCGCCAAAGCGCCGGTTAAGTTTCTGTACACGGAGGTATGGGATGGCCATCCAGGCTATCGCAGCTTGAAGGACATTGCGGATCAGAATTACCGCTATAGCCAAGGCAGGCTGAACACCGTGTTCGCCGCCTATATGAACTATGACCACGCCAGCTCTTCCGGCGAGTTCAACACGCCGGGCGTCCTGCTGACGGATGCCGTCATCTTCGCTTCCGGCGGCTCCCATCTTGAGCTTGGCGAGAGTATGCTGGCGAAGGAATATTTTCCAAACCGTAATCTGAGAATGACGGAGGAGCTGGAGGCTACGCTCGTATCCTATTACGACTTCCTGACCGCTTACCAGAATCTGCTTCGAGACGGCGTAACGGAGAAGGCGCTTGATGAGGCGGCGGGCGAAGGGCTGGAGCTGTCGGAGCAGCCGGAGCGAGGCAAGGTATGGATGTTCGCGAAGGAGGCGCAAGGTAGAACCGTGCTTCATCTCATTAACTTCACGGACGCGACGACTCTGGAGTGGCAGGACAATAAGGCCAACCAGGCTGAGCCTGCGGAAATTATAGAAGCCAAGGTGACGCTTAAGGCGGATAGTAAAGTGAAGAGGGTGTGGACGGCATCGCCGGATCACTACGGCGGCTCCGCCCTGCCGCTTTCCTTCACGCAGCAGGATGGACGGGTGACCATGACGCTGCCTAAGCTCAAATATTGGGGTATGCTTGTATTGGAATATTAA
- a CDS encoding sugar ABC transporter permease has translation MSAPLFTPETNQALAASKRKSSFKLGLRQWMAVLPYVAVGFIGIAVFVIYPMIRNIMISFQDYSIMPNAANPWVGFDNYTKVFQDPNGRFLIALRNTFLNVAATVPVNWFLAIFFAVLINAKFVKYKIAFRTIYYLPIVTSWIIIALLFKYLFADGDGGFINYVLHAKLGILSEPISWRSHYWSAMVMIWLFHIWKTVGWGVVIYLAALQGVPKDLYESADIDGANAGQKFWRITIPLLKPITLFIVINLINGAFGFFPQVYFITQGGPMNQTHVIPSLIYIEAFQNLKFGPASAMGVMMGMLVFAITYTQMKKIGRQKMF, from the coding sequence ATGTCTGCCCCCTTATTCACACCGGAGACGAACCAAGCGCTCGCGGCGAGCAAGCGCAAGAGCAGCTTCAAGCTGGGACTGCGGCAATGGATGGCTGTGCTGCCTTACGTGGCGGTAGGCTTCATCGGCATCGCCGTATTTGTCATCTATCCCATGATTCGCAATATTATGATCAGCTTCCAGGACTACAGCATTATGCCCAATGCGGCGAATCCTTGGGTCGGCTTCGACAACTACACCAAAGTGTTCCAGGACCCCAACGGACGGTTCCTGATCGCTCTGCGCAACACGTTCCTGAACGTGGCGGCCACCGTGCCGGTCAACTGGTTTCTCGCGATCTTCTTCGCGGTGCTGATCAACGCCAAATTCGTCAAATACAAGATTGCGTTCCGCACGATCTATTACCTGCCGATCGTCACATCATGGATCATTATCGCGCTCTTGTTCAAATATTTGTTCGCCGACGGCGACGGCGGCTTCATCAATTACGTTCTCCACGCCAAGCTTGGCATCCTGTCCGAGCCCATCTCCTGGCGGAGCCATTATTGGTCGGCCATGGTGATGATCTGGCTGTTCCATATCTGGAAGACGGTCGGCTGGGGCGTTGTGATCTATCTCGCCGCGCTGCAGGGTGTGCCGAAGGACTTGTACGAGTCCGCCGACATCGACGGCGCGAATGCCGGCCAGAAGTTCTGGCGCATCACCATTCCGCTCTTGAAGCCCATCACGCTGTTCATCGTGATTAACCTGATTAACGGCGCGTTCGGATTTTTCCCGCAGGTCTATTTCATTACGCAAGGCGGTCCGATGAACCAGACGCACGTCATTCCGAGCTTAATCTACATCGAGGCGTTCCAGAATCTGAAGTTTGGGCCGGCGTCGGCCATGGGCGTTATGATGGGCATGCTCGTATTCGCCATCACCTATACGCAGATGAAAAAAATCGGAAGACAAAAAATGTTCTAA
- a CDS encoding extracellular solute-binding protein translates to MMRRNPLRLLIRLVSMAAVVAGLAGCMSDSIIDDSSSVPRLGEEREKRIVVWHTYSDEETLVFEREVIPAFESEHPGIVVESVRQTHNQEYHAALQARASAGKTPDIIRMDYTWVPVFAQRGLLQPLDDFADYGEVASQLGGRMLETNRFHGRVYGVPLNVTTKAAIYNAALLEELGLAEPPASFAELAGLAEQHSYIIGMSGIELWHSLPYFMALGGRLADAGFTRAAGYLDSAESVQAMEELRRLFQQGVINPWMLEGSADLWKEVYTSNRILMIDDGPWYYSILLNSVSVEADLLQRTVPTPFPSDGDYGSIIGGESLVMTRGARNKQEAWTFMGWMTSEATQLKLMEAGLIPANTKAFEAGQAANSAYLMPYMEGISDAFYRPSIPEWNAIELLYAAAMEDIFIAGRDVRETLADTARQIDLILADSR, encoded by the coding sequence ATGATGAGGCGTAATCCGCTCCGACTGCTCATAAGGCTTGTCTCTATGGCGGCTGTTGTCGCGGGGCTCGCCGGCTGCATGAGCGATTCTATCATCGACGATTCCAGCTCTGTGCCGCGGCTGGGGGAGGAGCGGGAGAAGCGTATCGTCGTCTGGCATACGTACAGTGACGAGGAGACTTTGGTGTTCGAGCGGGAGGTAATCCCCGCCTTCGAGTCGGAGCATCCCGGCATCGTCGTGGAATCCGTCAGGCAGACGCATAACCAGGAATATCATGCCGCGCTTCAGGCGCGCGCGTCGGCGGGCAAGACGCCCGATATTATTCGGATGGATTATACGTGGGTGCCGGTGTTCGCGCAGCGGGGGCTGCTGCAGCCCCTCGACGATTTCGCCGATTACGGGGAGGTAGCCTCACAGCTTGGGGGACGGATGCTGGAGACGAACCGATTCCATGGCCGCGTATATGGAGTGCCCTTGAATGTGACGACCAAAGCCGCGATCTATAACGCCGCCTTGCTGGAGGAGCTGGGCCTCGCGGAGCCGCCGGCGTCCTTCGCAGAGCTGGCGGGGCTTGCCGAGCAGCATAGCTATATCATTGGCATGTCCGGCATTGAGCTGTGGCATAGCCTTCCGTATTTTATGGCGCTGGGGGGAAGGCTTGCGGATGCCGGCTTCACCCGCGCGGCGGGTTATCTCGACAGCGCGGAGAGCGTCCAAGCAATGGAGGAGCTGCGCCGGCTGTTCCAGCAGGGCGTCATCAATCCCTGGATGCTGGAAGGCAGCGCCGATCTGTGGAAGGAGGTTTACACGTCGAACCGAATTCTGATGATTGACGATGGACCCTGGTATTACAGCATTCTGCTGAACAGCGTTAGCGTGGAGGCCGATCTTCTGCAGCGCACCGTGCCGACGCCGTTCCCGAGCGACGGCGATTACGGCTCCATAATCGGCGGGGAGAGCTTGGTTATGACAAGAGGTGCCCGCAACAAGCAGGAGGCGTGGACGTTCATGGGCTGGATGACGTCGGAGGCGACCCAGCTGAAGCTGATGGAGGCGGGGCTCATCCCCGCCAATACGAAGGCGTTCGAAGCGGGCCAAGCCGCCAATAGCGCATATCTGATGCCTTATATGGAAGGGATATCTGACGCGTTCTACCGGCCGTCGATTCCGGAATGGAACGCGATTGAGCTGCTGTATGCCGCGGCGATGGAGGACATCTTTATTGCTGGCCGCGACGTGCGGGAGACGCTGGCGGATACTGCGCGGCAGATAGACCTCATCCTGGCGGACTCGCGGTAG
- a CDS encoding ThuA domain-containing protein: MNIRVTVWNEFRHEKQNAQVASIYPEGIHQAIASYLGTLEGMEVRTATLDEPEHGLTDEVLDSTDVLLWWGHIAHGEVRDDIAEKVRDRVLDGMGLIVLHSGHASKVFERLLGTKTGTLKWRDDGERERVWVIEHGHPIAEGLGDYFEIPKEEMYGERFEIPAPDELVFISWFEGGEVFRSGCCYRRGKGKLFYFRPGHETFPIYHQPEVLKVIGNGVHWAAPTVGASSLAGRVAPLEPIGKPKASAVN; this comes from the coding sequence ATGAATATCAGAGTAACGGTTTGGAACGAATTTCGCCATGAAAAACAGAATGCCCAAGTAGCAAGCATCTACCCGGAGGGCATTCATCAAGCCATTGCCAGCTATCTGGGAACACTGGAGGGCATGGAGGTCAGGACGGCCACGCTGGATGAACCGGAGCACGGCTTGACCGACGAGGTGCTGGACTCCACAGATGTGCTTCTCTGGTGGGGACATATCGCGCATGGCGAGGTCCGCGACGATATTGCCGAGAAGGTGCGGGATCGCGTGCTGGACGGCATGGGGCTGATTGTGCTGCATTCCGGTCACGCGTCGAAGGTGTTCGAACGGCTGCTCGGCACCAAGACGGGCACGCTGAAGTGGCGCGACGACGGCGAGCGGGAGCGCGTCTGGGTGATTGAGCACGGCCATCCCATCGCGGAAGGACTGGGCGACTACTTCGAAATTCCGAAGGAGGAGATGTATGGCGAGCGCTTTGAAATACCAGCTCCGGATGAGCTGGTCTTCATCTCCTGGTTCGAGGGCGGCGAGGTGTTCCGCAGCGGCTGCTGCTATCGCCGCGGCAAGGGCAAGCTGTTCTACTTCCGTCCGGGCCATGAGACTTTCCCCATCTACCATCAGCCGGAGGTGCTGAAGGTGATTGGCAACGGCGTGCACTGGGCAGCTCCAACAGTCGGCGCGTCATCGTTAGCCGGACGGGTCGCGCCGCTGGAGCCGATCGGCAAGCCTAAGGCTTCCGCCGTTAACTAG
- a CDS encoding carbohydrate ABC transporter permease, producing the protein MYTSILNKTIVYTIIIAGALLFVFPFVYMVLTTFFLGTNTLPKPDQVFSVKMNFTNYVTVWNKNNFFGYFMNSVIVTSVAMVGSLFLGALTAYGFARFTFPGKELVFRIFLLTMFIPGVINIIPQFVIIKDMGLVNTFSGLWLIYIAGGVIGNVFFLRGFFESIPKELEESVLIDGGGSWRIFWNIYLPQSLPALGTLAIFIFQGTWEEYFLALTIIKSEALRTLPIAIMMFNDKYSTNYGQVFAASIIALLPVMLLYVTFQKKFVQSGFNEGGVKG; encoded by the coding sequence ATGTACACATCAATTTTGAACAAAACGATCGTCTACACGATTATTATTGCGGGCGCTCTTCTGTTCGTCTTCCCGTTCGTCTACATGGTCCTGACGACGTTCTTCCTGGGCACCAACACGCTGCCGAAGCCGGATCAGGTGTTCTCGGTCAAGATGAACTTCACCAACTACGTGACGGTATGGAACAAAAACAACTTCTTCGGCTACTTCATGAACAGCGTCATTGTCACATCAGTGGCGATGGTCGGCTCGTTGTTTCTCGGCGCGCTGACGGCGTATGGCTTCGCTCGATTCACATTCCCGGGCAAGGAGCTTGTATTCCGCATTTTCCTGCTGACGATGTTCATTCCCGGCGTTATCAACATCATCCCGCAGTTCGTCATTATCAAGGACATGGGGCTTGTGAACACGTTCAGCGGCTTGTGGCTGATCTATATCGCAGGCGGTGTGATCGGCAACGTCTTCTTCCTGCGAGGCTTCTTCGAGAGCATTCCGAAGGAGCTGGAGGAGTCCGTCCTGATCGATGGCGGCGGGAGCTGGCGCATCTTCTGGAACATCTATCTGCCGCAATCGCTTCCTGCGCTCGGCACGCTGGCCATTTTTATTTTTCAGGGGACATGGGAGGAGTACTTCCTGGCTCTCACCATTATCAAGAGCGAAGCGCTGCGCACGCTGCCAATCGCCATTATGATGTTCAACGACAAATATTCCACCAACTACGGCCAAGTGTTCGCGGCGTCTATCATTGCGTTGCTGCCGGTCATGCTGCTGTACGTGACGTTCCAGAAGAAATTTGTGCAATCCGGCTTCAATGAGGGCGGAGTGAAGGGGTGA
- a CDS encoding sensor histidine kinase, with translation MVERWRKRIRMSFTTRMIAAFVFVILIPALFTSFSFYVVSNATVKQNVREASVQIAKQGADSLSFIFNAGSDVSDMIYIDSRIQHVLANQPSEGGDPALWRENEEYMKSFLNNVVYSSSFVNIVYVLKDNATGWGSGTFSRVKLARYDLGNQPWAEKARELEGGLVWSGIAADRLSSGGDNTEMVLPIGRAIKDYSSGETVGYILVNLNGRKLIDKIKEMKLGETGAFFVVNSEGRLMISADEASIGGMVSNKELLSHIGNDPRIEFEFLLGDVPYYGVQQPLSNGWRLVGTVPVHEITDKLSALHRNILMSFGIFTLLGIAAGLVIASRVTKPVKQLTRGMKLVQKGDLTVRTDVKTNDEFGLMSHQFNRMIGDINLLMEQVTEEQKLKQEAELRAAVHRINPHFLFNTLGTIRWLIKYGEAEKAYDGISALTRLLEANMGRKGSFVTLAEELDIIAKYLVILEMRYHLRFHLQVRLDETAASLPVPRMLVQPLVENAIFHGIVPKGTDGEIEIHAVSEGEAVVITVTDNGIGLLPEKEDLMASMEKAVREGHTGIGLQHVHECARLYFDHGSRVTMKSREEGGTVAKLVLIPQKKPRQEGQRHVDSDDRRR, from the coding sequence GTGGTGGAACGATGGCGCAAGCGAATACGAATGTCTTTTACAACGCGGATGATTGCGGCTTTTGTGTTTGTTATTCTGATCCCTGCCTTGTTCACCAGCTTCTCCTTCTACGTCGTCTCGAACGCTACGGTGAAGCAGAATGTGCGGGAGGCGTCGGTTCAGATCGCCAAGCAGGGCGCGGACTCTCTATCCTTTATATTCAACGCGGGCAGCGACGTATCGGACATGATCTATATCGACTCCCGCATTCAGCATGTGCTGGCCAATCAGCCCTCCGAGGGGGGCGATCCCGCTTTGTGGCGAGAGAACGAGGAGTATATGAAGAGCTTCCTGAACAATGTCGTCTACTCCAGCTCCTTCGTTAATATTGTGTATGTGTTGAAGGACAACGCGACAGGCTGGGGGAGCGGCACCTTCTCCCGAGTAAAGCTGGCCAGATACGACCTTGGCAATCAGCCCTGGGCCGAGAAGGCGAGAGAGCTGGAGGGTGGACTGGTCTGGAGCGGGATTGCGGCGGACAGGCTGAGCAGCGGCGGTGATAATACGGAGATGGTGCTGCCGATCGGCAGAGCGATCAAGGACTACAGCAGCGGGGAGACGGTAGGCTATATTCTGGTTAACTTGAATGGCCGCAAGCTGATCGACAAGATTAAGGAAATGAAGCTGGGGGAGACGGGCGCCTTCTTCGTTGTGAACAGCGAAGGGCGCCTGATGATATCGGCGGATGAGGCGAGCATCGGGGGCATGGTGTCGAACAAGGAGCTGCTCTCCCATATAGGGAACGATCCCCGCATAGAGTTCGAATTTCTGCTGGGGGATGTGCCTTATTACGGCGTGCAGCAGCCGCTTAGCAACGGCTGGCGGCTCGTTGGCACGGTGCCTGTTCACGAAATAACAGATAAGCTGAGCGCGCTGCATCGCAATATATTGATGTCGTTCGGCATCTTTACGCTGCTGGGCATCGCGGCAGGCCTTGTTATTGCCAGCCGGGTCACGAAGCCGGTCAAGCAGCTAACCCGGGGCATGAAGCTGGTGCAGAAGGGCGACCTGACGGTGCGGACGGATGTGAAGACGAACGATGAATTCGGGCTGATGAGCCATCAATTCAACAGGATGATCGGCGACATCAATCTGCTGATGGAGCAGGTGACGGAGGAGCAGAAGCTGAAGCAGGAGGCGGAGCTGCGGGCGGCCGTGCATCGCATTAACCCCCATTTTCTGTTCAACACGCTGGGCACCATCCGCTGGCTGATCAAATACGGCGAAGCCGAGAAGGCATACGACGGTATATCTGCTCTAACGAGACTGCTGGAGGCCAATATGGGCAGGAAGGGCAGCTTCGTGACACTTGCGGAGGAGCTGGACATTATCGCCAAATATTTGGTAATCCTCGAAATGAGGTACCATCTGCGATTCCATCTGCAGGTTAGGCTCGATGAGACGGCAGCATCTCTGCCGGTGCCGCGCATGCTGGTTCAGCCGCTTGTTGAAAATGCGATTTTTCATGGCATTGTGCCCAAGGGAACGGACGGCGAGATCGAGATTCATGCCGTCAGCGAAGGAGAAGCCGTCGTCATTACCGTTACGGATAACGGGATTGGACTTCTTCCCGAGAAGGAGGACCTCATGGCTTCCATGGAGAAGGCCGTTCGCGAGGGACATACGGGCATCGGGCTGCAGCATGTGCATGAGTGCGCCCGATTGTATTTTGACCATGGCTCTCGGGTAACGATGAAGTCGCGTGAGGAAGGCGGCACCGTGGCGAAGCTTGTGCTCATTCCTCAAAAAAAGCCGAGACAGGAGGGGCAGCGGCATGTGGACAGCGATGATCGTAGACGATGA
- a CDS encoding extracellular solute-binding protein: protein MNQMRRAALAVMALAMVLVMAACAGGNGGSGGGSSNGGNSGSGGSSGDGGGSVQKVTIEYWHTYSDAEEAVLTDKIKPAFEKAYPSIELKLTRMPYEGLKQQVIAGVAGDAALDLMRMDIVWVPEFAAQNALMDVSKLDGFDELRASVFESPMATNFYNGGYYGVPVNTNTKVAIYNKATLQEAGLSEAPKTMEELEAAARTLKARGKFGIGVSGVHAWGIGPWFWSLGGSITNEDYTKVDGYLNSDASVKALQKLVDWTNEGLVLPAMLGGEPGTWDGIISGDYLMSDDGPWFYSIKLAEQEATGFKPLEQTVRAVMPAGDGGSRSVIGGENLVMFANSKHPEEAWVFAKWMLTEEPQKMMAETGLIPTNTVAAKAMSSMNIPFIDTYVEQLETALPRTPIPQWGEVESIFNLAFEKAIRGEQEPKASLDEAVKQIEAILK from the coding sequence ATGAACCAAATGAGAAGGGCGGCGCTGGCCGTTATGGCGCTCGCGATGGTACTCGTCATGGCGGCTTGCGCGGGAGGCAATGGAGGCTCGGGCGGCGGCAGCTCGAACGGAGGCAATAGCGGAAGCGGCGGCAGCAGCGGAGACGGCGGAGGCTCCGTACAGAAAGTGACGATTGAATATTGGCACACCTACAGCGACGCGGAAGAGGCTGTGCTGACAGACAAGATTAAGCCGGCGTTCGAGAAGGCGTACCCCAGCATCGAGCTTAAGCTGACGCGTATGCCGTATGAAGGGCTGAAGCAGCAGGTCATCGCCGGGGTGGCGGGCGACGCGGCGCTCGATCTGATGCGCATGGACATCGTATGGGTGCCGGAGTTCGCGGCACAGAACGCGCTGATGGACGTGAGCAAGCTGGACGGCTTCGACGAGCTGCGAGCAAGCGTATTTGAATCGCCTATGGCGACTAATTTCTACAATGGCGGCTACTACGGCGTACCGGTTAATACGAATACAAAGGTCGCCATCTACAATAAGGCGACGCTGCAGGAGGCTGGCTTAAGCGAGGCGCCAAAAACAATGGAGGAGCTGGAAGCGGCGGCGAGAACGCTGAAGGCCAGGGGCAAATTCGGCATTGGCGTATCCGGCGTTCATGCCTGGGGGATCGGACCATGGTTCTGGAGCCTCGGAGGCTCTATTACCAATGAGGATTATACGAAGGTTGACGGGTATCTGAACAGCGATGCCAGCGTGAAGGCGCTCCAGAAGCTCGTGGATTGGACCAACGAAGGACTTGTCCTGCCGGCTATGCTGGGCGGCGAGCCCGGTACCTGGGACGGCATCATTAGCGGCGACTACCTGATGAGCGACGACGGCCCTTGGTTCTACAGCATTAAGCTTGCGGAGCAGGAGGCGACCGGCTTCAAGCCGCTGGAGCAGACGGTGCGAGCGGTGATGCCGGCGGGCGATGGCGGCAGCCGCTCTGTCATTGGCGGCGAGAACCTGGTGATGTTCGCCAACTCCAAGCATCCGGAGGAAGCGTGGGTGTTCGCGAAGTGGATGCTGACTGAGGAGCCGCAGAAGATGATGGCGGAGACGGGACTCATTCCTACGAACACAGTGGCAGCCAAAGCCATGTCCTCCATGAATATTCCGTTCATCGACACGTATGTCGAGCAGCTGGAGACGGCCTTGCCTCGCACCCCGATTCCTCAATGGGGAGAGGTGGAATCGATCTTCAACCTGGCGTTCGAGAAGGCGATTCGCGGCGAGCAAGAGCCGAAGGCATCATTGGACGAAGCGGTGAAGCAGATCGAAGCGATTCTAAAATAA
- a CDS encoding response regulator produces the protein MWTAMIVDDEPIIRFGIQASVDWAREGITVVASCANGAEALRLLEEEPVDILITDIKMPVLDGLALAQQTLARHPRTKVVFISSYNDFEYVREGLKLGVADYILKHTLEPEELLQTLRRCKELLEEEASASGRRSGADELALARRRCEGELKQHLLHKSGALPEEACPGWLGGDYLGLVIQLSKLYAIEEREGYLHKAVLLEGLMEQLYLHEPEAIALQTGENELFLLMPKPPQGAAWESDASGSRLRALAASLEAEGAIGVSIGYAAGRGAGGIREVFLQGRDAADRGFFEGCGMYAWEAPGGDKRDGLKLPELYREQTDEGERKLAAALAEWREDWSSGGCPPLRLKEEASRVLSVLFKRQLDPYTLVESFDRLFKTGTLGELCDTLLAIVTELRKAGSGDGRGFDAPGTAHPVDKALDYIRAHYTEPLTLQQVADYVHVSKNYFSILFKKVTGENFIDYVIKLRVQHAKRLLSRSELKVYEVAEQSGFGDVKYFSKLFKKMTGHSPVDYRELRGEKHDEA, from the coding sequence ATGTGGACAGCGATGATCGTAGACGATGAACCGATCATTCGGTTCGGCATTCAAGCCTCTGTGGACTGGGCGAGGGAGGGCATAACCGTCGTCGCCAGCTGCGCGAATGGGGCGGAAGCGCTGCGGCTGCTGGAAGAGGAGCCGGTGGATATTCTGATTACGGATATTAAGATGCCGGTGCTGGACGGTCTGGCGCTGGCACAGCAGACGCTTGCCCGGCACCCTCGGACGAAGGTCGTGTTCATCAGCAGCTATAACGACTTCGAATATGTTCGGGAAGGGCTCAAGCTGGGCGTTGCGGATTATATTCTCAAGCATACGCTGGAGCCCGAGGAGCTGCTGCAGACCTTGCGGCGATGCAAGGAGCTGCTGGAGGAGGAGGCCTCCGCAAGCGGGCGGCGCTCGGGAGCTGATGAGCTGGCGCTGGCGCGCAGACGCTGCGAGGGGGAGCTGAAGCAGCATCTGCTGCACAAGAGCGGCGCTCTGCCGGAGGAGGCTTGCCCGGGATGGCTGGGCGGCGATTATCTTGGACTCGTCATTCAGCTCAGCAAGCTGTACGCCATCGAGGAGCGGGAAGGATACCTGCACAAGGCGGTGCTGCTGGAGGGACTGATGGAGCAGCTCTACCTGCATGAGCCGGAAGCGATAGCTCTGCAGACAGGGGAGAATGAGCTGTTCCTCCTCATGCCGAAGCCGCCGCAAGGCGCTGCTTGGGAATCGGACGCCAGCGGCAGCAGGCTACGCGCGCTTGCGGCGAGTCTGGAGGCGGAGGGCGCAATCGGCGTCTCGATCGGCTATGCGGCGGGACGCGGGGCCGGCGGGATCCGCGAGGTGTTCCTGCAAGGCCGGGACGCTGCGGACCGCGGCTTCTTCGAAGGCTGCGGCATGTATGCCTGGGAAGCGCCCGGCGGCGACAAGCGGGATGGCCTCAAGCTGCCGGAGCTGTACAGGGAGCAGACCGATGAAGGCGAACGGAAGCTGGCCGCCGCACTCGCCGAATGGCGCGAGGACTGGTCATCGGGCGGCTGTCCGCCACTGCGGCTCAAGGAGGAGGCGAGCCGGGTGTTGTCGGTTCTGTTCAAGCGGCAGCTAGACCCCTATACGTTGGTGGAGTCGTTCGACCGGCTGTTCAAGACGGGCACGCTGGGTGAGCTGTGCGACACGCTGCTGGCCATCGTGACAGAGCTGCGCAAGGCGGGATCAGGCGATGGACGCGGGTTCGACGCGCCGGGCACCGCCCATCCCGTCGACAAGGCGCTGGATTATATCCGCGCACATTACACGGAGCCGCTGACGCTTCAACAGGTGGCGGACTATGTGCATGTGAGCAAAAATTATTTTTCCATCCTGTTCAAGAAGGTTACGGGTGAAAATTTCATCGATTACGTTATCAAGCTGCGCGTGCAGCATGCGAAGCGGCTCCTGTCTCGCTCAGAGCTGAAGGTGTACGAGGTAGCGGAGCAGTCGGGCTTTGGCGATGTCAAATATTTCAGCAAGCTGTTCAAAAAAATGACGGGGCATTCGCCCGTCGACTACAGGGAGCTGAGGGGGGAGAAGCATGATGAGGCGTAA